TAGCCAAAGAACAAAACAGGTTCGAGTCACTGAGTGAAGATCGGCTTCTGAAAATAAAGTGTCTCTCATCCAGAGCAGCTCCCTGGTTACCACTTCACCTAAGGAGCACTTACACATGCATTTATTATTATTTTCTATGTTTCTCATTGTGTCAAACGCTCTAGAGCCGCGAATATGGATTTCGACTTTGGGGAACGTCAAGCCACTGGCATTCCCGGTAAGTCCCTCcgacaaaaaaagagaagacaggcatttccttctccgcagAGACGCTCTTTGTGTAGATCCACCCTtgcagacacccgagagacaagaggtagaagggagagacacagacggaaaacaggaagaaagaagattttcttctctctccccatACCATACATCGACTCTTTATCTCTTTTTGAAGGCGTCGTACCCACTGCAACACAAGCAAGTACTCCCTTCTCGAAGACCGTGAACCCTAGCCCGTTAACATTTCACTGGATTCGAGTTCTATTCTGTGACCACGACTCTGGAGCAATCAGGACAAGTGCAAATGCGACCACTCGATCCTTGTCTTGCTCTCGCAAAAAGACACAATTTAGAAATTTTTTCACTGTCGCATCCCCCCTGTGTGAGTGTACAACGTGTGCCTCCTAATGAAAAACGcctttgctttcctctcttctttcgtctccacaGCCTCTTGGGGATGCGGAGGATGCATTTTCTGTGGCGCGTTTCGCACCACAATTGCTTTCGCGCATTTTATGCAGTACGTAGAACACTACTACATGTCTGCAGACCCATATATACAGAGATGCATATGTATTCAAATAGTGTTaaatacatatgtatatgaatatatatgtatatatatatatatatgtacggAGGCAGAAGGTGATAATAAACAAGAGGGGCAAAGCCCAGTCGATCCTGTTTCCTTGATCTCACCGCTGAGAATCTCTTCGAGTGTTCTCTTGTCATCGCTGCATTCGCTTCCGGCATAGCTCGAGCGTGTCGGGGCAGGAGGGCCTGCAGCTGGCGTGGCGGCGGGGGGTGGAGGGGGGGGAGGCGCAGTCTTTGTGGCGTTTTTGATGGCCTGTGAGGCCTTCCTCGAGTGTTTTTTAAACATGCCCATGGTTGCTTTCGAGAGAGATCTGAGACTGGATAAGATACAGTTGCCCAAGGCAAGTCTGTCTGCCGTTGGGACTCGAAGCCCCGAAAACGCAAGGGGCAGATGTGTCGCTGCAGGCCGAACTCgaggcgttttctctctcgcttttgtATCCGACAAAGATTTTGGAGTCTCCAAAGAGAGGCCCGACAGGCGAGACACTGGCCAAATGCGTAGATGCGAGTTCCCCCAATCCTTCCGGTCTCTGGCTAGCTGCAGCAGTCAGCAGCGCGTGGACACCCGCGCTGCTCCACGTGCTGCAGGAGGGCGGCAACGAGCAAAAGCTCCTCGAGCAGAATTGCCTCTCTCAGTTCCTCCACAGAAAGCGGAACTGGCGCCAGGAGGGAAGAGGGCGAcgtcagagaagaagatacTGTAGAAGACGCGGCGTACTTGATGAAGATCAGGCCGAGGGAGCGCAAATGAGAAGTGGCAGAGCGAAATCATTTGGAGACATATGGGGGGTCTCTGCCTGAGACAAAAAGCCCTGCGAAGGGGCACCTGGCGGCCGCGCGACCACAAAGACGCAGATGGGAAGATGGGGCGTCTTCagggaagaacgcgagagcgcGATGATGGCTAGCTGCGAGTTGAGATACAAACgctttcccccttttctctgtgggCTTCCCGCCGCGCAGACTCTTTGTTCTCGTCGCTGGGGACAGCGGCAAGCCTCCGGCGGGCTAAGGAGCTGAGGAGAACGCGTCAGTCCCGTTCGCAGCCGCGAGGAGAGATAATACAGACaagtcagagagaaaagagcagacCTTCGCTAGAggtgaagcagaaaacgacgaaaagcCACAACCGCTGCACGATACGGTGCAGATAACAGAAAGAATCGCTCgacaagaagcagagaaaggagctTCCCACCGACCCCCGCAGTACACGGAAGCAAACGCTTCTCCAGCAGCTCACGAAGAATCAGCGGCGGCGAACTCTTCAGAGCCACAGACAGCGCAGCGTCATCGGGCGTGAGCGACGGAGGCACCACGCAACTCGTTAGGGATAACAGctgaaaaagcagacaaaACACAGGCTTATTAAGGGGGACTGAAACACTCGTGACCCGTGTTTTTCTGACAAGAATaaaccgagaaaaaacgtGCAAACGCCGTGGGCGCAGAAAAAGCTGGGGCAGAGGATCAGAGTGACTTGTACAGATACAATACATCCTGAACGACGGTGTAGAGACTCAGTTATAATGCGCAGGCATGTCTAGATTGATAGTTCAACGAACAGGTTCATAAATAACAGAAGGTTGAACTTGGGGATAGTTTCAGTGTCCACGGTAGAGCACTGGATTTGATACCCAGCGAAAACTGTCAGTAGTACGACGGTCCAAAGGTGGGAACACCCCCGCCGGCCGTCGATCTACGCACATGGGTCGTCATTAATATTAAAAGAACTAACAGTCACAACTACccatacagatatatatatatatatatatatatatgaaggcGTCAGGGTCAagtcgcatgcatgcgtgctgCGGCTATTTCGTTTTTGCACCATTTGGCGAGACAATGACTCAGCTTACCACACTGAGCGTGGCTTGAGAATCGGTTTTATTGCCATCGACTGCAAGCGCTGTTGTGCTCCGTCGAATGGTGTTTCGTGTGCGCCGTGTTTCGCGGGGTCCTTTAGTTTTCGCTCCCGATGAAGAACCCAGAAATTCTGCTGACAGACGCAGAtcgtcttccgcttctttcgTGGTCTCTCTGAACTCAGTGATTGTCGAGACCGAAGACACTGGAGAAACGGGGgttcgccgtcgcctcgaCGGAATGGTGCGTCGCTTCAGAAATTGCATCTCATTCCGTCTGGAAGGAAGGGAGCGACAGGACCGCCGAAGTGAAGCAAGCGGTGAAATCGGCGCGGGAACAGCAGGGACGACGAGTATGGGCCGGCTAACGCTAGAGAAAGTGCCGAGACAAAAACGGAACAACGACTACGGAATGGACGTAGAAGGCGGTTCGGCAAAAACTCAGACAAGTCCAGGTTTTACGGCTGGCAATCATGAACACGCGGACGGACTGTCTCGAGGTAGTTATCGAGTCAGTTCCAGAATTCGGACCGGGTGCGGATAGGGTTTTGgttgtacgtacacccggagagaaacgggaaaCTCCGGACGGTTCGCAAATGTGTCGAGAGAAGTCGGAGTGTGCGACCTGTGGCCGGACGGACTCGCGGCTTGTCAAGGAGGTAGACGAACGTGAAGAAGCTCAGTGGAAAAGCAGCAGTGAAGGAGAATGGGAAATGCAGTGGACGTCGAGCGAAatagaaaaacgaaaaggtCGGAAAGAAAGGACCCCAGTCAAGCGTGAAAGCCGACATCACGCTGGCGCCCGCGCGAACTTCGGCATCGAATTATTCGTGGCAAGACGACTCGAAGGCCGTCACcgcgaaagcgaaagaaaagtaGGAAAACGGTTACTTCGAAAAACGGGCTGTCGATTGAGACCATCACGGGCAGCAGGACAGCCGTAAACCAGAGGAGAAAAGTGCAGAAGGAACCTCCGACTGTCGTTTGCCTGGAAGTCTCACTTGAGTCTTGACAGCGTTTTTCGGCCGggcaaagaaaagggagaaaagaaacgcgcgtTGAGATGAGCAATGCCGACGCCCGGGAGAAGTCCACTTGCCTCTTGGTGGAGAAAAGCGTGTCGACTGACGGAGAGCTTGTTCGACTAACATTCATATATGTCCAGTGAGAAAAGTACACTTCTAGTCACAGCTTGTGCTGGCTGGCCTGTGTGAGAAAGCCGTTCCGCCACCATTTCGTCCGGGCGGCTTTGACATTCGAACTCTCGAAACGGACTAGACAACGCGATTCCCGAGCAGTGAAACTGTTCCGGGTCACAAATTCCCAAACGCACCATAGAATTGcgtgtttctttttcgtggCGAAGGTTCTGACATAACAGGGTCTCGTCAGTTGCTGCATATGTCCTTTCGGCTCATCGCTCTTCAATCGTTCGATATCGAGGTTGCCCGAGCGTGGCCAAACCCTTTGCTCCCCAGGACCAGGGCGCAAGAATTCATTAACCTTCATAACTGGTACATGAGCCCATTATGTCTTCGAATTTTCCTTGTCTGTGTGGAATCTGGTGAAGTCAAATTGCCGACTGGACAGTCAGCGGGAGCTTCCTGGCGACGATGTCTAGTGCTACATCGTGAACCCATTCCAGCCAGCTGCGCCGACGCACGCAGCAAAAACGATACTCGCGATGTCAAAACTTCATCTCGACACAAAATGCCAGATTTGCCACCACCGGGAATTTTGCCTAGCGCGCTAAGTGTAATTCTTGAACAATTCTAAAGGAGACATGCTTTTATTTTGCGGAGATGTCAACTGGCCGGGTGTACAAGAGAGTGCGGTGATTCTGAATGTTTTATGTCAAGAATTGGTTGGTGAACCCACTCCAAGTCTTGTCGCAGTCGAGACGATGTAGAAGCAGTGGCACATTTTTCAACTCTGTAGTTTAATTGCATGGATATTTTCACTTGACACTTCCCCTCCCTCTGAACACTCCTCTATGAGGACTTGCGAGCGTTCATGCGTGAGAAGTAGTGGTCGTGTTGACAACGGTACCAGTCACCCTAGAGTCACTCTGGCTGTGCACATCATGACAATAACGCAGACCGATGTAGCTTCTTGATAAGACATTTTTATTAGTTAGACACTTACAGATTTTAGCCCCTGAAACCATAACCTCTTGAAGCAACCTAAAATCACAGGCTGCAAACCGCTCGCAAGGTTCACCAGAAGGCATTgaacaatatatatatatatatatatatatatatatatatgatggGCACGTTTGAATCACCAGTTCTACCTGCAATGAGTAAGGCGTTATTTCAACACTTACATTGGTTGGACTACATGAAAAAGTCGGTTTACCCCGTGGAAATGGCACAAATGGTAATCCAGTGTTACATTGCAAAGAGAGATGGATTCGGATGTGTATGTGGGTTAGCGCCTCGATTTCGTCTCCAAGGCTACTGTTTAGCTTTCATGTCCGTGAGCAGAAAGTAAACCACCCTTGCCGCGGCGGGCtagcgcttctctctgtgtaccTCGTTCGTTTGTCTATGACTGCCGACATCTTGTCTCTTTGGTGGTGTATTTAGTCTTTTGCTAACAACAGTCCTATGGCAATCTCGCGTCCCATCAGGCGCGTCGTCTTGTCGTTCACGCCGGGAAACACCTGTTTTTTACTTTGTGTTGAATGCGAGCTGTGAAATGGTTCATGCTTATGAAATGTTTCTTGTCACTCAAGCTAGCAGTCTGCCGTGTACGCTTCCCTGCTGCtacctctgcctctctctttggtTTGTTGATCTGTCTGGTCATCGAAACAGCTGATGTTACCTTGCAAGCCCAGTGGCAAACCAGGCCCAGTCCATCACCTATATCTATCTAAGCATTCTTTCTGTAAAGCAGCCAGAAGGGAAGTCATGTAACTTTTTTAAGACGCAAGAATACGAAAGAGGCGATTGTAGCATGTAACATCATAAATTCCCGTCCTGCTACTATTTCTCAAAGTCGATGTTGAGCGCTAGCGCCGAGACAAGTGGACATTTCTGCTTGTCTTCAGTAGCCACGGCTTAAAGCGCGAATCACTGAGATAGCTTTGCACAATGGTTGAGTCGACTATGGAGTTCTCTATCCCCGATTTTCAGAAAATGCTGAGAGGACCTTTCCACCCGGGCTTGCACAACGTGGTAGCACATAAGTCTATGTGAAGCAGCGGGCTGCCGCAAGCGCCTTCATTGTAGCGTGCCGGATAGCCGCGAAAACCGTCGATTTGTTCAATTTTTCTGCGAGCTAAAGGAGCTCCCCCTAGTCGAAAAATAGCTTGTATATTCCTTTTTAACATGTGGAGGAAACCGCTGATGCGTAGTGGACTGCTTCAAATGGTCTACAACGAATCCAGAAATCCTCTCGAGTCCACCGGACAGCCACACCGGTGGACAGACTCTACAGATGTTCTGTTAGATTCCTTGGAAATAAATTTTGAGCGATTAACGCCCGCTTCACTTGGCCAGGAAAGTCGGCTTGCCTGTCGCATTTAGCAAGCTGAGGAGGAATCTTTCACTGCTTTACCGCGGCCCGGATCACGATAAACCGCCACGCATTCAACGGCGGTGGACTAGCGGAAAACATGCGTTTAGTGGAAAGCTTTCGCTGTAGGAGGGGAAGAGGTTCATATCAGGAAAGGCCAAAACAAAGCAAAACAACACGGCTTGATTCCAACGTCGGAGGGAAATCGTAAATATAACGACGAACGTAGTGCTCTGCCTTGTTGCACACCTGGCCGAGGTGGAAAATCTGCTGGTAGTGGAGAGGGAAACAACCGACACACAGCCGCTCTATACGAATTTCTCCGTTGAACACAAAAAAGCTGTTCATCGAGCTTGCGTTGATTCTGTTTTATTAGCGATTCGATTCTTGTTCCGTCATATTTCTGTAGGGTCGTCGTGAGATGACAAGACACGAATCTGCTTTGCGTGCATGCTCGCGAACGAGCGCTGAGTTCTCCGTTGTACAACTTGCTCGACAAACGTAGGAGGATCATGCAACATTCGGGTTTTCGCCCACATCTTTCTGTCATGTGTTAACTCTTCGACCCACATAGGTTCGTTGATCTGCTGTATACACGACCAACATGCACATTAAAAATCGTGCAGTCAGCGACGGCGTAAAACTCGCTATTGGCCGTGTGCCGCGTATTTCCCACTTTTTGACCTCGAGCTGGCCGACAGCTTATCGCACTTatctttgcttcttcaggtCTCGACAAAATCCAGTTGGGGTTTCTCTTACTAGCCTTCCACCCTCTTaacttccttctctccgtgcGGGGCTCCGTACCTCAAACCGGTAGGAGAGGCGgcttttctgcgtttgccCTGCCGCATAAGGTCAGCTgttcacttttttctcttctgtctcgcttaCCATTGTTTTCGCGTAATTTATGGACTCATAGatcctctttttttcctcatCATGTGACCAAGAGACTACCTGTTGGTCGCAGAGCTCCATGTGAGGTTGTTTTCATTAGctttctgcgttgtctcattcgagaaagagggaaTTTGCGAAGCGCGCTGTAGATGCGAAAATTTGCAGATTTAGAACACATCCAACAGCAACCGTTTTGCTGCGATTTTCGACAGCACGGTTCACTCTCTAGGACACAGCGTCGCGTTGGTCAAATCGCTCCGTAGACACCTCGATCTCCCTAACAAAACTTTATTCTCATTACCCGGCAGCGACACTCAGCGCTTTCTCTACAGACCTTGTCCCAACGCTTAACATGAAATCGATTTCGACTTTCCAAAAAACAAGATGTG
This Toxoplasma gondii ME49 chromosome VIII, whole genome shotgun sequence DNA region includes the following protein-coding sequences:
- a CDS encoding hypothetical protein (encoded by transcript TGME49_272595), whose translation is MQFLKRRTIPSRRRRTPVSPVSSVSTITEFRETTKEAEDDLRLSAEFLGSSSGAKTKGPRETRRTRNTIRRSTTALAVDGNKTDSQATLSVLLSLTSCVVPPSLTPDDAALSVALKSSPPLILRELLEKRLLPCTAGVGGKLLSLLLVERFFLLSAPYRAAVVAFRRFLLHL
- a CDS encoding hypothetical protein (encoded by transcript TGME49_272593), producing MCREKSECATCGRTDSRLVKEVDEREEAQWKSSSEGEWEMQWTSSEIEKRKGRKERTPVKRESRHHAGARANFGIELFVARRLEGRHRESERKQDSRKPEEKSAEGTSDCRLPGSLT